The genomic segment ACTCCCCATATAATAAGTATTCTTTTAAGCCTAAAATGGGGTCAAACAAGCTTGGTTTAAGAGAATTACAAAGCAATGAAAATCATGTTTTTGAATTTCCCGCCACTAATCCACCTATTGTACAGTCTTTGTCAAGAGAACAATTTACTATACCTAAGCAGAAAGCTATAGAAACTAGAATTCAGTGGCATGGAGTATTAAACTAAGCTCTAATGTTATTGATGTCCTTTCCTTAAGCAGGGGAATGTCCGTATTTCAGTTTATTTGTTGTCGTCTCTGCGCTGCTGGTGCCATTCACGAAAGCAGTCTCCCACGCACAAGTGAACATCGCACTTTCGGCACCCGTTTCGCGTTTCCTTTGCCTTATTTCCAGCTTTTAGGCGCTTGTTCTTCGATTGGCAGTTTTTACAGGCTTTCGCCTTGTCTGCCAATTTCTCAGAAAAGTGCTCGACATCCGCGATAACCGGGAGAAGGCGCGGACGTCCGGCTCGCTGTCTTCCCTCGTAAGTTCCAATGAGgctctttgcgagtgcaagtCTAAACTCGAAGTTAGTAAGTTTCGCTTCAGCACTCTGTCCATGGAACTGCCATGCGTTGATTATTGAGATGTCCAtgtaaaagtaaaataaatatttccaCCATTTTACGTGTCGTCTAGAGGATACCGTATAGTATGACCGATGCTGATCGCTGAGGTCAACGCCGCCCATGTGCTTGCAGTATAGAGAGACACTCGGCGGCCTGTTGATCTCCACTTGGGTGAATTGTCCGTTGATTTTTCTCCTCCGGGTCACTGTGTCATCTCCCTCGGCCTCGCACATAGTTGACAACACAGTCACCGGTTTGTTCGCCGCTTTATCTCGCCATAAAACGACTACCATGTTTCCTTTCTGTCCGAAGGCCGAGTCGCCTTGATTGGCGAGCTTCACGTTCTTCAAGCACGGTGGGAAATCGCGGCGGTTCTTTCTCAGTGTTCCACAGGCGTAAATTTGATCACTTTGCAGCTCTCGAAAAAGTCCGACACTTGAGAAATAATTGTCCATAAAGACAAAATACCCGCAGTTCTTGATCGGCGACACGAGCTCTGTCACAATGTTGTTTACACTGCCGCCGTCACGTTGGTTGGGATTTTTGCCGGTGTAGATGGAGGACGTAATCATATAGCCGGAGCTCGCGTCGCAAAGGCAAAATACTTTGATCCCTCGTTTCGTAGGCTTCATTGGCATATATTGTACGAAGGATAATCGTCCTTTATACTTAATCATCGCTTCGTCAATTGATAATTCGCGTTTTGTAGCAAAATAGGCCTCAAAATTGTCTAAGCATTTCGCTTGAATTATGTCGAGGAATGGCTTCGCTTTGTAGAGCTTGAACTCTGCGCTGCCCCTCGCAGGCGCCGTTGTGTTATCGCACAGATGCAAATAACGCAAAATGGCAAAGAAACGGTCTCTCACGATGGGTCTTGCAATGTTAGGCTGGTATAAAAATGGCTCACTTTCGCTCCAATAATCCTTCATCGAAGGAAGCTTCACAATGCCCATCATAATGGTGATGCCGAGAAACGCCTTCAGTTCTTCGACTGTTAGAGGTTTGATGTTTCCCTCTTTGTCGAACCAATTCGCGTCCTTAGCTTTCTTCCTTCCTT from the Nematostella vectensis chromosome 4, jaNemVect1.1, whole genome shotgun sequence genome contains:
- the LOC116607713 gene encoding piggyBac transposable element-derived protein 4; amino-acid sequence: MMKSLRALKAKKLAVQARIALPKTKATRAKTLKTRFGPKNLPGNLSPLSFFELFFNSEVIELIVTETSKYAVQCNPDEFDDEGRKKAKDANWFDKEGNIKPLTVEELKAFLGITIMMGIVKLPSMKDYWSESEPFLYQPNIARPIVRDRFFAILRYLHLCDNTTAPARGSAEFKLYKAKPFLDIIQAKCLDNFEAYFATKRELSIDEAMIKYKGRLSFVQYMPMKPTKRGIKVFCLCDASSGYMITSSIYTGKNPNQRDGGSVNNIVTELVSPIKNCGYFVFMDNYFSSVGLFRELQSDQIYACGTLRKNRRDFPPCLKNVKLANQGDSAFGQKGNMVVVLWRDKAANKPVTVLSTMCEAEGDDTVTRRRKINGQFTQVEINRPPSVSLYCKHMGGVDLSDQHRSYYTVSSRRHVKWWKYLFYFYMDISIINAWQFHGQSAEAKLTNFEFRLALAKSLIGTYEGRQRAGRPRLLPVIADVEHFSEKLADKAKACKNCQSKNKRLKAGNKAKETRNGCRKCDVHLCVGDCFREWHQQRRDDNK